Sequence from the uncultured Flavobacterium sp. genome:
GAAGCTTGGAGCGTGGATAAATTAGTTTCTTTAGTTTAAAGTTTCAGGTTTCAAGTTATTGTTGAAACTGAAAATTGGAATGAATTAACCGCAAAGGGCGCAAAGATTATATTTAATAAGGTTTAATGAAACGCAAAGTTCGCAAAGCTAGACTTGAAACATGAAACCTGAAACAAAATAAAACTCTAAACAATAACTAAGATGAAATCTGAAATTGTATATGTTGAAAATAAAACTGAAGCAAATCACAATGGAAAAGCGTGGATTGGAAAATGTTTTTTCTCCAAAACGAAGCAAACGATTTATTTCAATGGAAACATTTACAAAAAAGGAAAAGGAATCTCAAGTAACTATTTTGACCTTGAAACCGGAATTAATTATTGGATTTCAGGAGTTAAAAAAAATGGGGATGATAGACATAAGTCTGGAAAAGGTGTAATTGAAATTGATACAAGTATTATTGAAGAGTATCTTAATATAATTGGCGAAAAAGAATTACAAAAGAATAAATTCAAAATTGCAGAGCTGAATAATGTTCCGGCGAAAGAAAAAGCAACAGAAATATTAAATGAAAAATATGAAGGAACTTTTGATGATTCAATCAAATTCAAAGAAATAAATGATTTAACAGATAATGAACTTACCGACTTGATTGAATATTATACTGAAATGGATTTTACAGAAATGTATAAAAAAAACAGAAAGTCATATATTGAACATTTTGAAGAACTAAAATCAGAGCAAGAAAAACGAGAACTAATTTAGTTTACTAAGTTTTTCAAAACCTGAAACATGAAACTTTAAACAAAAAATACAAATAAAACGATTAAACAACAATTAAATGAAATCAATCATTTTACGAGAAATAAAATCCTTTTTTGGCTCTCCTATTGGCTATTTAGTCATTGCTATTTTCCTAATTAGCAACGGACTATTTTTATGGGTGTTCGAAGGAGATTACAATATATTAAATACCGGTTACGCAGATTTGACTCCGTTTTTCACATTAGCGCCATGGATTTTGATTTTCCTGATTCCGGCGGTTACAATGAGAAGTTTCTCTGACGAAAAAAAACAAGGAACATTAGAATTGCTTTTAACAAAACCATTATCAATTTGGGAAATCGTAAATGGAAAGTTTTTAGGTTCTCTCCTATTGATTATTCTAGCAATTATTCCAACATTTATATATGTAAAAGTAATTTCTAATTTAGGTTCGCCAGAAGGAAATATCGATATGGGAAGCACAATTGGTTCTTATTTTGGATTATTGTTTTTGATTGCTGCTTATTCTGCAATTGGGATTTTTACTTCTACCCTATCCGAAAATCAAATTGTAGCTTTTATAATTGCTGTTTTTATATGCTTTTTCTTTTATTTTGGATTTGAAGGTTTAGCTTCATTAATTCCGGGATCTTCGACAATTGTTTCGGCTCTTGGTATGCAGGATCACTTTAAAAGTATGAGTCGAGGCGTAATTGATACTCGCGATGTTATCTATTTTTTGAGCATCACCGTATTATTTCTGTCTTTTACAGTTTATCAATTAAAATCTTTTAAAGCCTAATGAAAGCGTCTACTCAACAAAATATCAAAACATTAGGTATTACTGTTTTTGTTTTAATCGTTTTAAATGTATTAGGAAGTTTATTTTTCCACCGATTTGATTTAACAAAAGACAAAAGATATACTTTATCCGAAACCTCTTTACAGATTGTAAAACAGGTTAAAAATCCG
This genomic interval carries:
- the gldF gene encoding gliding motility-associated ABC transporter permease subunit GldF, with the translated sequence MKSIILREIKSFFGSPIGYLVIAIFLISNGLFLWVFEGDYNILNTGYADLTPFFTLAPWILIFLIPAVTMRSFSDEKKQGTLELLLTKPLSIWEIVNGKFLGSLLLIILAIIPTFIYVKVISNLGSPEGNIDMGSTIGSYFGLLFLIAAYSAIGIFTSTLSENQIVAFIIAVFICFFFYFGFEGLASLIPGSSTIVSALGMQDHFKSMSRGVIDTRDVIYFLSITVLFLSFTVYQLKSFKA